One genomic region from Spiroplasma endosymbiont of Polydrusus cervinus encodes:
- a CDS encoding PBSX family phage terminase large subunit encodes MLNHFTYLLETSYWLLQNSSIGNKYPFAKKFELVNEINQIGTRYSGKTISNIKMFGELLKISLLIREPICIIASMYWSKDLKDSVFQNIWNMLDENNIPYSINLSNFTFTLSNGSKIYCKGLHSPSRKEKLKAFADLNKYKLVIDWREECDQFQQKDLSDLEFAIRGYKNKITINTCNPESLKRYIVGYCNELLAFNEEIMRNKYEQIKYIEKWNMKIIIHYSSWRLNYKLPQDKVNEQLRLEQLDIERARVWSWGLPGNTSGSIFARYIDIMQATDIIQPTKLLGGVDIANATSLKGHTTAASFWLYNSFDKKAYKVTEYTHSNATQQFKTELEQVKDILEFYNNQLNQYFNLIQQGISINIDDSAYSTLQSLNREKYNYSFGQYMTFKPAQKQKFKIRHRIEAFTMLINTNQLKWLWEKCPVSKTQYELIQWEDKSYAREERMLDLYDDTFDSDFYALHFELIPMVKHNSSADYKLWQQREWMT; translated from the coding sequence ATGCTTAATCATTTTACTTATTTATTAGAAACGTCTTATTGGTTATTACAAAATAGTAGTATTGGTAATAAATATCCCTTTGCTAAAAAGTTTGAATTAGTAAATGAAATTAATCAAATTGGGACACGATATAGTGGTAAGACTATATCAAATATTAAAATGTTTGGTGAATTATTAAAAATTAGTTTATTAATTAGAGAACCAATTTGTATAATTGCTAGTATGTATTGGAGTAAAGATTTAAAAGATAGTGTCTTTCAAAATATATGAAATATGTTAGATGAAAATAATATACCTTATAGTATTAATTTATCAAATTTTACTTTTACTTTATCAAATGGTAGCAAAATATATTGTAAAGGTTTACATTCACCAAGTCGGAAAGAAAAATTAAAAGCCTTTGCTGATTTGAATAAGTATAAATTAGTAATTGATTGAAGAGAAGAATGTGACCAATTTCAACAAAAAGATTTAAGTGATTTAGAATTTGCTATTCGTGGTTATAAAAATAAAATAACAATTAATACGTGTAATCCTGAAAGTTTAAAAAGATATATTGTTGGCTATTGTAATGAATTATTAGCTTTTAATGAAGAAATAATGCGTAATAAATATGAACAAATTAAATATATTGAAAAATGAAATATGAAAATTATTATTCATTATTCTAGTTGAAGACTTAATTATAAATTACCACAAGATAAAGTTAATGAACAATTAAGATTAGAACAATTAGATATTGAAAGAGCAAGAGTATGGAGTTGAGGATTGCCCGGTAATACTAGTGGTTCAATTTTTGCAAGATATATTGATATTATGCAAGCAACAGATATTATTCAACCAACGAAATTATTAGGTGGTGTTGATATTGCTAATGCTACTAGTCTAAAAGGACACACTACTGCCGCTAGTTTTTGACTATATAATTCATTTGATAAAAAAGCATATAAAGTCACAGAATATACTCATTCAAATGCTACACAGCAATTTAAAACTGAATTAGAACAGGTAAAAGATATTTTAGAGTTTTATAATAATCAATTAAATCAATATTTTAATTTAATACAACAAGGTATATCAATAAATATTGATGATAGTGCTTATTCAACATTACAAAGTTTAAATCGAGAAAAATATAATTATTCTTTTGGTCAATATATGACATTTAAACCAGCACAAAAACAAAAATTTAAAATACGACATCGTATTGAGGCATTTACAATGTTAATAAATACAAACCAATTAAAATGATTATGAGAAAAATGTCCTGTAAGTAAAACACAATATGAATTAATTCAATGAGAAGATAAGTCATATGCCAGAGAAGAAAGAATGTTAGATTTATATGATGATACATTTGATAGTGATTTTTATGCTTTACACTTTGAATTAATACCAATGGTTAAACATAATAGTTCAGCAGATTATAAATTATGACAACAAAGGGAGTGAATGACTTAA
- a CDS encoding lipoprotein: MKKILSFLGTITLIGTSTTSLVSCQNDNNKYKYYYDEKEQPTPTLTKPLENSRWSLVNKNEYKNEFNKKINKWYVIVYFSKYKNENIFAIDKEKISFAGVTEDNFIAVGGGLYVNQVIYRWNGDNEPEKPTINKNTGEIIDWKEHIGT, translated from the coding sequence ATGAAAAAAATATTAAGTTTTTTAGGAACAATCACTTTAATTGGAACAAGTACAACCAGTTTAGTTAGTTGTCAAAATGATAATAATAAATATAAATATTATTATGATGAGAAAGAACAACCAACACCAACATTAACAAAACCACTAGAAAATAGTAGATGATCCTTAGTTAATAAAAATGAATATAAAAATGAATTTAATAAAAAAATTAATAAATGATATGTTATTGTTTATTTTTCTAAATATAAGAATGAAAATATATTTGCTATTGATAAAGAAAAAATATCTTTTGCTGGTGTAACAGAAGATAATTTCATAGCAGTTGGTGGAGGTCTTTATGTAAATCAAGTAATTTATCGTTGAAATGGCGATAATGAACCTGAAAAACCAACAATAAACAAAAATACTGGTGAAATTATTGATTGAAAAGAACATATAGGAACTTAA
- a CDS encoding ribosome-inactivating family protein, with protein sequence MKKLLSLLSVLTISGNAVPTTIAASPYQKEEKLNNDTNLQTNNLETLNRYKRQAPNKKKQNVCNKNIENTLLRWDGRLHINNNDYQNMSYQSGISAIIGFLLQQNIIERVFDNSDGSAEQPYSINRNLEGNNSIYFVIPVNINYDNNQNIDLIFRARDLYLQGFTYNETFYHFSDSTITSINGQTSRNLNFDSNYNSLISGNPQIGWASIVQAFNDLTNYGSDERYRRNDNIIRAALSRVILATSETLRFRSIFNLISNTLIQNNGIIYWNHDNNQTNIHSIVTNWDHNSINFSTLDRFVNIDPARNIAIISLGAALYYWNICKNRYGKRDINNLQKVCSNIIFTDLNNNEYCPILEKIIYFNDDKKYIEFETKYTNWKSDNINDFQQGHFITINLGKVNPNDFKKISFIGETSVYSSWGNDRYYGTNINDYFSNKELKNIFLKNKKIVSNEKAYQYANHNLEDKEDSSGFASIKMKQWIGITYFLENNNWYIQILCAQKGDPAASLSGGALWMKIGNGIRLYND encoded by the coding sequence ATGAAGAAACTTTTAAGTTTATTAAGTGTATTAACAATTAGTGGAAATGCTGTACCAACAACAATTGCCGCTAGTCCTTATCAAAAAGAAGAAAAATTAAATAATGATACTAATTTACAAACAAATAATTTAGAAACTTTAAATAGATATAAAAGACAAGCTCCAAATAAGAAAAAACAAAATGTATGTAATAAAAATATAGAAAATACTTTATTAAGATGGGATGGAAGATTACACATTAATAATAATGATTATCAAAATATGTCCTATCAATCTGGAATTTCAGCAATAATTGGTTTTTTATTACAACAAAATATAATTGAAAGAGTTTTTGATAATTCAGATGGTTCTGCAGAGCAACCTTATTCTATAAATAGAAATTTAGAAGGAAATAATTCTATTTATTTTGTTATTCCTGTAAATATTAATTATGATAATAATCAAAACATTGATTTAATTTTTAGAGCAAGAGACTTATATTTACAAGGTTTTACATATAATGAAACTTTTTATCATTTTTCTGATTCTACAATAACAAGTATTAATGGTCAAACTTCTAGAAACTTAAATTTTGATTCTAATTATAATTCTCTTATTAGTGGAAATCCACAAATTGGCTGGGCAAGTATAGTACAAGCTTTTAATGATTTAACAAACTATGGATCAGATGAAAGATACAGAAGAAACGATAATATAATTAGAGCTGCTTTATCTCGTGTTATTTTAGCAACATCGGAAACTTTAAGATTTAGAAGTATTTTTAATTTAATTTCAAATACTTTAATTCAAAATAATGGTATTATTTATTGAAATCATGATAATAATCAAACTAATATTCATAGTATAGTAACTAATTGAGACCATAATTCTATTAATTTTAGTACATTAGACAGGTTCGTTAATATTGACCCAGCAAGAAATATTGCAATTATTTCTTTGGGAGCAGCTTTATATTATTGAAACATTTGTAAAAATAGATATGGGAAAAGAGATATTAACAATTTACAAAAAGTTTGTAGTAATATTATTTTTACAGATTTAAATAATAATGAATATTGTCCTATTTTAGAAAAAATTATTTATTTTAATGATGATAAAAAATATATTGAATTTGAAACAAAATATACTAATTGAAAAAGTGATAATATTAATGATTTTCAACAAGGTCATTTTATAACAATTAATTTAGGAAAAGTTAATCCTAATGATTTTAAAAAAATTAGTTTTATAGGCGAAACATCAGTATATTCTTCTTGAGGTAATGATCGTTATTATGGTACAAATATCAATGATTATTTTTCAAATAAAGAATTAAAAAATATTTTTTTAAAAAATAAAAAAATTGTTTCTAATGAAAAGGCGTATCAATATGCAAATCATAATCTTGAAGACAAAGAAGATTCTTCTGGTTTTGCTTCGATAAAAATGAAACAATGAATTGGAATAACTTATTTTTTAGAAAATAATAATTGATATATTCAAATACTTTGTGCTCAAAAAGGAGATCCTGCCGCCTCTCTTTCTGGGGGTGCACTTTGAATGAAAATCGGCAATGGTATTAGATTATATAATGATTAA
- a CDS encoding IS30 family transposase, with amino-acid sequence MDKTKHHFTFKERVMLKDLLELDSLKRKNGKPNISKIAKILHKNRNTIRREIKRLKDNEYDAKLAYEDYLQKRQKCFKKSSLLLNILEWLDEKYNKFHDSPEQICKKYEKEFGIKFPVCFKTLYKYIHLGFLNFKKDNLYFHGIKYKTKNRIDNRGKIRNFRTIEEAKHDKYEFGWFQMDTMVGKNNSVCLVLIEELTQFKIIEPLKEKTTKEVTNAVERIFSNRFFKDRCKGIITDQGKEFADWEKIEKITNAKVYFCDAGTPTQKSKVERAIRDFRHWFSKGIDLSIYSRNYYQEVANIINSKLKKSLHWLS; translated from the coding sequence ATGGATAAAACAAAGCATCATTTTACTTTTAAAGAAAGAGTAATGTTAAAAGATTTATTAGAACTTGATTCTTTAAAAAGAAAAAATGGTAAACCCAATATATCTAAAATAGCAAAAATATTGCATAAAAATCGCAATACAATTAGACGAGAAATAAAAAGGTTAAAAGATAATGAATATGACGCTAAATTAGCATACGAAGATTATTTACAAAAACGACAAAAATGTTTTAAAAAATCATCATTATTGCTAAATATTTTAGAATGACTAGATGAAAAATATAACAAATTTCATGATTCACCAGAACAAATCTGTAAAAAATATGAAAAAGAGTTTGGTATTAAATTTCCGGTATGTTTTAAAACTTTATATAAATATATTCATTTGGGATTTTTAAATTTCAAGAAAGATAATTTGTATTTTCATGGTATAAAATATAAAACAAAAAATAGAATTGATAACCGTGGAAAAATAAGAAATTTTAGAACTATTGAAGAAGCAAAACATGATAAATATGAATTTGGTTGATTTCAAATGGATACTATGGTTGGTAAAAACAATAGTGTTTGTTTAGTTTTAATCGAAGAATTAACCCAATTTAAAATCATTGAACCATTAAAAGAAAAAACAACAAAAGAAGTTACAAACGCAGTAGAACGAATTTTTTCTAACAGATTTTTCAAAGATAGATGCAAAGGAATAATAACAGATCAAGGCAAAGAATTTGCTGATTGAGAAAAAATTGAAAAAATAACAAATGCTAAAGTATATTTTTGTGATGCTGGAACTCCAACACAAAAATCCAAAGTTGAAAGAGCAATCCGCGATTTTAGACATTGATTTTCCAAAGGAATTGATTTAAGTATTTATTCAAGAAATTATTATCAAGAAGTTGCCAATATAATAAACTCTAAACTTAAAAAATCTTTACATTGACTATCTTAA
- a CDS encoding lipoprotein, with protein MKKILSILAAITLIGTSTTSLVSCDKVTNGENKKDSKKEPNFKPELPPENGNWKLIDKNNSINFQLLWFDGFGGKTYCG; from the coding sequence ATGAAAAAAATATTAAGTATTTTAGCAGCAATCACTTTAATTGGAACAAGCACAACAAGTTTAGTTTCTTGTGATAAAGTTACTAACGGAGAAAATAAAAAAGATAGCAAAAAAGAACCTAATTTTAAACCAGAACTACCACCAGAGAATGGTAATTGAAAATTAATTGATAAAAATAATTCAATTAATTTTCAATTACTTTGATTTGATGGTTTTGGTGGCAAAACATATTGTGGATAA
- a CDS encoding lipoprotein — translation MKKILSFLGTITLIGTSTTSLIACNKPQQYTYTEEQLKELKDKNNIKTKDGALEWISSQEKQFNKVDNKWYFAVWRGIYKNNITDWRIIKFKHNELKNKTVDSYDTYKLNLIWIWYPFSWWYDIGIETKQGGFSAWWFETYPNIKSVYRWDGDGEPNTPEIDFKTGKIINQNN, via the coding sequence ATGAAAAAAATATTAAGTTTTTTAGGAACTATCACTTTAATTGGAACAAGTACAACAAGTTTAATTGCTTGTAATAAACCACAACAATATACCTATACCGAAGAACAATTAAAAGAACTAAAAGATAAAAACAATATAAAAACAAAAGATGGTGCTTTAGAATGAATATCATCACAAGAAAAACAATTTAATAAGGTTGATAATAAATGATATTTTGCTGTTTGACGTGGTATTTATAAGAATAATATAACTGATTGAAGAATTATTAAATTTAAACACAATGAATTAAAAAATAAAACTGTAGATAGTTATGATACGTATAAATTAAATTTAATTTGAATTTGATACCCTTTTTCTTGGTGATATGATATTGGAATAGAAACTAAACAAGGGGGATTTAGTGCGTGATGATTTGAAACATACCCAAATATTAAATCTGTTTATCGCTGAGATGGTGATGGCGAACCAAATACACCAGAAATTGATTTTAAAACAGGAAAAATTATAAATCAAAATAATTAA
- a CDS encoding PBSX family phage terminase large subunit: MLTQPVLRDILLPLVFDYIIPFDKKAYKASEYTHSNATQQFKTELEQVKDILEFYNNQLNQYFNLIQQGISINVDDSAYSTLQSLNREKYNYTFGQYMTFKPAQKQKFKIRHRIEAFTMLINTNQLKWLWEKCPVSKVQYELIQWEDKPDAREERMLDLYDDTFDSDFYALHFELILMVKHNSSADYKLWQQREWIT; the protein is encoded by the coding sequence TTGCTAACGCAACCAGTCCTAAGGGACATACTACTGCCGCTAGTTTTTGACTATATAATTCCATTTGATAAAAAAGCTTATAAAGCTTCTGAGTATACGCATTCAAATGCTACACAGCAATTTAAAACAGAATTAGAACAAGTAAAAGATATTTTAGAGTTTTATAACAATCAATTAAATCAATATTTTAATTTAATACAGCAGGGTATTAGTATAAATGTTGATGATAGTGCTTATTCAACACTACAAAGTTTAAATCGAGAGAAATATAATTATACTTTTGGGCAATATATGACATTTAAACCAGCACAAAAACAAAAATTTAAAATAAGACATCGGATTGAAGCATTTACAATGTTAATAAATACTAATCAATTAAAATGATTATGAGAAAAATGTCCTGTAAGTAAAGTTCAATATGAATTAATTCAATGAGAAGATAAACCAGATGCCAGAGAAGAACGAATGTTAGACTTATATGACGATACATTTGATAGTGATTTTTATGCCTTACATTTTGAATTAATACTGATGGTTAAACATAATAGTTCAGCAGATTATAAATTATGACAACAAAGGGAGTGAATAACTTAA
- a CDS encoding transposase family protein: protein MARKGQKFNKYTAYFQKMIVQEVKNNSISFIAKKYQINKKTVASWYENFKKGILNTNKGPKESFEKRDLNYYKVRYELLKKLHDFYN, encoded by the coding sequence ATGGCAAGAAAAGGACAAAAATTTAATAAATATACAGCATATTTTCAAAAAATGATAGTACAAGAGGTTAAAAATAATAGTATAAGTTTTATTGCAAAAAAATATCAAATTAATAAAAAAACTGTTGCTTCATGGTATGAAAATTTTAAGAAAGGAATTTTAAACACCAATAAAGGTCCAAAAGAATCATTTGAAAAAAGAGATTTAAACTATTACAAAGTTAGGTATGAATTACTAAAAAAGCTTCATGACTTTTACAATTAA
- a CDS encoding phage terminase large subunit: MFGELLKISLLIKEPICIIASMYWSKDLKDSVFQNIWNMLDENNIPYSINLSNFTFTLSNGSKIYCKGLHSPSRKEKLKAFADLNKYKLVIDWREECDQFQQKDLSDLEFAIRGYQNKITINTCNPESLKRYIVGYCNELMLFNEEIMRIKYEQIKYIEKWNMKIIIHYSSWRLNYKLPQDKVNEQLRLEQLDIERARVWSWGLPGNTSGSIFARYIDIMQATDII, from the coding sequence ATGTTTGGTGAATTATTAAAAATTAGTTTATTAATTAAAGAGCCGATTTGTATAATTGCTAGTATGTATTGGAGTAAAGATTTAAAAGATAGTGTCTTTCAAAATATATGAAATATGTTAGATGAAAATAATATACCTTATAGTATTAATTTATCAAATTTTACTTTTACTTTATCAAATGGTAGCAAAATATATTGTAAAGGTTTACACTCACCAAGTCGAAAAGAAAAATTAAAAGCATTTGCTGATTTGAATAAGTATAAATTAGTAATTGATTGAAGAGAAGAATGTGACCAATTTCAACAAAAAGATTTAAGTGATTTAGAGTTTGCTATTCGTGGTTATCAAAATAAAATAACAATTAATACATGTAATCCCGAAAGTTTAAAAAGATATATTGTTGGTTATTGTAATGAATTAATGCTTTTTAATGAAGAAATAATGCGTATTAAATATGAGCAAATTAAATATATTGAAAAATGAAATATGAAAATTATTATTCATTATTCTAGTTGAAGACTTAATTATAAATTACCACAAGATAAAGTTAATGAACAATTAAGATTAGAACAATTAGATATTGAAAGAGCAAGAGTGTGGAGTTGAGGTTTACCAGGCAATACTAGTGGGTCAATCTTTGCTAGATATATTGATATTATGCAAGCAACAGATATTATTTAA